Proteins encoded by one window of Mercenaria mercenaria strain notata chromosome 4, MADL_Memer_1, whole genome shotgun sequence:
- the LOC123552347 gene encoding proline-rich protein 5-like isoform X2 encodes MDFLQSGVRTLKRHSISNISDAIRNHKHRDSFSGLVRHLFSPRSTDLPLKNAGFASVSEAVVHLFQKKRLQENELTTLQEAVRNLTTTEAAPLIYDYYKDKLVKKGMFILREKIKHETGKSLLTKLGEEWNYFYREILPMLQALLYPVKAKTFTIREVTLLEFRNAVLLKLPIKEALQEFIQSEPVPPAIQQMLLVLHGVHEYPYTDNSIELEKLVARVTSPHLGIMGLYAGGSEPEIRKISDDTTESDDEIMPVDQRLKTAGLSPQAHHVHHKRNSGFLHHPLLAAVKEQDRSQIRRYSIATS; translated from the exons acacAGTATTTCGAACATAAGTGATGCAATCAGGAACCATAAACACAGGGATTCCTTCAGCGGGCTAGTGCGACACCTGTTCTCACCAAGATCAACAGATCTTCCGCTGAAAAATGCTGGCTTTGCCAG cgTGTCGGAGGCTGTTGTTCACTTGTTCCAAAAGAAGAGGCTTCAAGAAAACGAACTAACAACGCTGCAAGAAGCTGTCAG GAACCTAACGACGACTGAAGCGGCTCCTTTGATCTACGACTACTATAAG gacAAGCTTGTAAAGAAAGGAATGTTTATATTGAGAGAAAAGATTAAGCATGAAACAG GAAAGTCACTGTTAACAAAGTTGGGAGAAGAGTGGAACTATTTTTACCGAGAAATCTTGCCAATGTTGCAAGCACTCTTGTACCCCGTGAAA GCGAAAACGTTTACAATAAGGGAGGTGACTTTACTGGAGTTTAGAAATGCTGTTCTCCTCAAGCTACCTATAAAAG AAGCTTTGCAAGAATTCATACAATCAGAGCCAGTACCACCTGCTATACAACAGATGCTGTTAGTGCTGCACGGAGTTCACGAGTATCCATACACAGATAACTCTATAGAGTTAGAGAAACTAGTTGCCAGAGTGACTTCCCCTCATTTAGGAATAATGGGATTGTATGCCGGCGGAAGTGAGCCAGAGATTAGAA AGATCTCAGACGACACAACTGAATCagatgatgaaataatgccagtAGACCAAAGATTAAAGACAGCAGGACTCTCTCCGCAGGCACACCACGTACATCACAAACGAAATTCCGGATTTCTGCACCACCCTCTGTTGGCAGCTGTAAAAGAACAAGACAGGAGCCAGATCAGGAGATACAGTATAGCTACTTCCTGA
- the LOC123552347 gene encoding proline-rich protein 5-like isoform X1 has product MDFLQSGVRTLKRHSISNISDAIRNHKHRDSFSGLVRHLFSPRSTDLPLKNAGFASVSEAVVHLFQKKRLQENELTTLQEAVRNLTTTEAAPLIYDYYKDKLVKKGMFILREKIKHETGKSLLTKLGEEWNYFYREILPMLQALLYPVKAKTFTIREVTLLEFRNAVLLKLPIKEALQEFIQSEPVPPAIQQMLLVLHGVHEYPYTDNSIELEKLVARVTSPHLGIMGLYAGGSEPEIRSNFKPPPRLAIPVIQISDDTTESDDEIMPVDQRLKTAGLSPQAHHVHHKRNSGFLHHPLLAAVKEQDRSQIRRYSIATS; this is encoded by the exons acacAGTATTTCGAACATAAGTGATGCAATCAGGAACCATAAACACAGGGATTCCTTCAGCGGGCTAGTGCGACACCTGTTCTCACCAAGATCAACAGATCTTCCGCTGAAAAATGCTGGCTTTGCCAG cgTGTCGGAGGCTGTTGTTCACTTGTTCCAAAAGAAGAGGCTTCAAGAAAACGAACTAACAACGCTGCAAGAAGCTGTCAG GAACCTAACGACGACTGAAGCGGCTCCTTTGATCTACGACTACTATAAG gacAAGCTTGTAAAGAAAGGAATGTTTATATTGAGAGAAAAGATTAAGCATGAAACAG GAAAGTCACTGTTAACAAAGTTGGGAGAAGAGTGGAACTATTTTTACCGAGAAATCTTGCCAATGTTGCAAGCACTCTTGTACCCCGTGAAA GCGAAAACGTTTACAATAAGGGAGGTGACTTTACTGGAGTTTAGAAATGCTGTTCTCCTCAAGCTACCTATAAAAG AAGCTTTGCAAGAATTCATACAATCAGAGCCAGTACCACCTGCTATACAACAGATGCTGTTAGTGCTGCACGGAGTTCACGAGTATCCATACACAGATAACTCTATAGAGTTAGAGAAACTAGTTGCCAGAGTGACTTCCCCTCATTTAGGAATAATGGGATTGTATGCCGGCGGAAGTGAGCCAGAGATTAGAAGTAATTTTAAACCACCACCGAGACTTGCTATACCTGTGATAC AGATCTCAGACGACACAACTGAATCagatgatgaaataatgccagtAGACCAAAGATTAAAGACAGCAGGACTCTCTCCGCAGGCACACCACGTACATCACAAACGAAATTCCGGATTTCTGCACCACCCTCTGTTGGCAGCTGTAAAAGAACAAGACAGGAGCCAGATCAGGAGATACAGTATAGCTACTTCCTGA